A window of the Phragmites australis chromosome 20, lpPhrAust1.1, whole genome shotgun sequence genome harbors these coding sequences:
- the LOC133901184 gene encoding chitinase-like protein 1, with translation MKRKTRNKVILWTLMLAAAAVLVGGTIALVLTAGTWKAKVKESHEKICNKGWECSGSKYCCNDTITDFFKVYQFENLFAKRNTPVAKAVGFWDYQSFITAAAVFEPLGFCTTGGKEMQMMELCAFLGHVGSKTSCGFGVATGGPLAWGLCYNHEMSPSQIYCDKYNTQYPCVEGVEYYGRGAIPVYWNYNYGAAGDGIQQDLLHHPEYLEQNATLAFMSAMWRWMTPMKKKQPSAHDVFVGNWKPTKNDTLNKRLPGFGATMNVLYGDQICGNGFIDSMNVIISHYQYYLDLMGIGREHSGDNRDCAEQVPFNPSSKTDDQQQQSG, from the exons ATGAAGCGGAAGACGCGGAACAAGGTCATCCTGTGGACGCTGAtgctggcagcggcggcggtgctggtgGGCGGCACGATTGCGCTGGTGCTGACGGCGGGGACGTGGAAGGCGAAGGTGAAGGAGTCGCACGAGAAGATTTGCAACAAGGGGTGGGAGTGCTCGGGCAGCAAGTACTGCTGCAACGACACCATCACCGACTTCTTCAAGGTGTACCAGTTCGAGAACCTCTTCGCCAAGCGCAACACCCCCGTCGCCAAGGCCGTTGGGTTCTGGGACTACCAGTCCTTCATCACCGCCGCGGCCGTCTTCGAGCCGCTCGGCTTCTGCACCACCGGCGGCAAGGAGATGCAGATGATGGAGCTCTGCGCCTTCCTCGGGCACGTCGGCTCCAAGACCTCGT GTGGGTTCGGCGTGGCGACCGGCGGGCCGCTGGCGTGGGGGCTCTGCTACAACCACGAGATGAGCCCCAGCCAGATCTACTGCGACAAGTACAACACCCAGTACCCCTGCGTCGAGGGCGTCGAGTACTACGGCCGCGGCGCTATCCCCGTCTACTG GAACTACAACTACGGCGCGGCCGGCGACGGGATCCAGCAGGACCTGCTCCACCACCCGGAGTACCTGGAGCAGAACGCGACGCTGGCGTTCATGTCGGCCATGTGGCGGTGGATGACACcgatgaagaagaagcagcCGTCGGCGCACGACGTGTTCGTCGGCAACTGGAAGCCCACCAAGAACGACACGCTCAACAAACGCCTGCCCGGGTTCGGAGCCACCATGAACGTGCTCTACGGCGACCAGATCTGCGGCAACGGGTTCATCGACTCCATGAACGTCATCATCTCGCACTACCAGTACTACCTCGACCTCATGGGGATCGGCCGTGAGCACTCCGGCGACAACCGAGACTGCGCTGAACAGGTCCCGTTCAACCCATCCAGTAAGACGGACGATCAGCAGCAGCAATCAGGCTAA